One window of Bacillus alkalicellulosilyticus genomic DNA carries:
- the plsY gene encoding glycerol-3-phosphate 1-O-acyltransferase PlsY — MGIIISVIFSYLLGSLSFSYIFAKKIKKVDIREHGSGNAGATNTLRVLGVGPAVTVLLLDVAKGVVAVLVAFWLTGHGIGAALAGLVAIAGHNWPIYYGFRGGKGVATTIGALATLAFIPALIGAGIAILTIAVTRFVSLGSLLFMLGTTVSIFVLSERNGYPIEYFYLAIILTILSFWRHRQNIVRLVQGTESKLGKKK; from the coding sequence ATGGGAATTATTATTTCTGTTATTTTTTCGTATTTACTTGGTTCTTTAAGCTTTAGTTATATTTTCGCAAAAAAAATTAAAAAAGTAGATATTCGTGAACATGGAAGCGGAAATGCAGGTGCTACGAATACGTTAAGAGTACTTGGAGTTGGACCTGCTGTCACAGTCCTGTTGCTTGATGTGGCTAAAGGTGTTGTTGCAGTCCTTGTTGCGTTTTGGTTAACAGGCCATGGAATTGGCGCTGCGTTAGCAGGCTTAGTAGCTATTGCAGGTCATAATTGGCCAATTTATTATGGGTTCCGTGGAGGAAAAGGTGTGGCCACTACGATAGGTGCCTTAGCAACGTTAGCGTTCATCCCGGCGTTAATTGGAGCTGGGATTGCCATTCTAACAATTGCTGTCACTCGCTTCGTATCTTTAGGCTCATTGCTATTTATGCTTGGAACAACCGTTAGTATTTTCGTATTATCTGAAAGAAATGGATATCCCATTGAATACTTTTATTTAGCTATTATCCTTACGATTTTATCTTTTTGGAGACATCGTCAAAACATTGTACGACTTGTTCAAGGTACAGAAAGTAAATTAGGTAAAAAGAAATAA
- a CDS encoding heptaprenyl diphosphate synthase component 1, whose product MNNRMNDFITDCVETFSSMIEHPFLQQYIQEPIVDEDKLAFMFAMLSERLSEKELKPFALSVILVDAALTTHELVSLQKCNSEAEKKNRQLTVLAGDFYSSLYYQLLSSTGNVLMIRIFSYSIQVINEHKMNLYQSDMLSYDSAKENLRNIESVLLQNIAEHFALSEWKQLLSEYFLLKRLELEYRKWSSGQSTPVIQALYHQKGTLEMMSSILDECIAKIEGMVETNDHLKSFMIERLSHGIPSYRLKEKVTGEG is encoded by the coding sequence ATGAATAATAGGATGAATGATTTTATAACTGACTGTGTCGAAACGTTTTCTTCGATGATTGAACATCCGTTCTTACAACAATACATTCAAGAACCCATAGTCGATGAAGATAAATTAGCTTTCATGTTTGCTATGCTTTCTGAACGACTATCAGAAAAGGAACTTAAACCGTTTGCACTTTCTGTCATACTCGTCGATGCTGCACTTACTACACATGAACTTGTCTCCTTGCAAAAATGTAATTCTGAAGCTGAAAAAAAGAATCGTCAACTAACCGTTCTTGCAGGAGATTTTTATAGCAGTCTTTATTATCAATTATTATCAAGTACTGGTAACGTTCTAATGATTCGAATTTTTAGTTATTCAATCCAAGTGATTAATGAACATAAAATGAATTTATATCAAAGTGACATGCTTTCATATGATAGTGCCAAAGAAAATCTTAGGAATATTGAATCTGTACTTTTACAAAACATAGCTGAACATTTCGCTTTGTCTGAGTGGAAGCAGTTGCTATCTGAATATTTCCTATTAAAACGACTTGAGCTAGAGTATAGAAAATGGTCGTCAGGACAAAGTACGCCAGTCATTCAAGCGCTTTATCATCAAAAAGGTACATTGGAAATGATGTCATCTATCTTAGATGAATGTATTGCTAAAATTGAAGGAATGGTTGAAACAAATGACCATCTGAAAAGCTTTATGATAGAACGGCTTTCTCACGGAATTCCTTCTTATCGATTAAAAGAGAAAGTGACGGGAGAAGGGTAA
- a CDS encoding stage VI sporulation protein F, translating to MSNNFFDNIQKKTNVNPEELMKIANSVSNANLKDENTIRQLIAQVAQVANVQVPKEKEDQIVQAILSGNMPTDFGSLTKMFKK from the coding sequence TTGAGTAATAACTTTTTTGATAACATTCAGAAGAAAACGAATGTAAACCCAGAAGAACTTATGAAAATAGCTAATTCTGTGAGTAATGCTAATTTAAAAGATGAAAATACGATTCGCCAACTTATTGCACAAGTAGCACAAGTAGCAAATGTTCAAGTACCTAAAGAAAAGGAAGATCAAATCGTGCAGGCGATCCTTAGCGGAAACATGCCTACTGATTTCGGTTCCCTGACAAAAATGTTTAAAAAATAA
- the folE gene encoding GTP cyclohydrolase I FolE has protein sequence MKEVNLEQIKEAVRMILEAVGEDPDREGLEDTPKRVAKMYAEVFSGLHADPSEHLQTVFGEDHEELVLVKDIPFYSMCEHHLVPFYGKAHVGYIPRGGKVTGLSKLARTVEVVARRPQLQERITSTVANTIVETLDPHGVIVVIEAEHMCMTMRGVQKPGAKTVTSAVRGTFAEDTAARAEVLSLIKQ, from the coding sequence TTGAAAGAAGTTAATCTTGAACAAATAAAAGAAGCGGTACGAATGATTTTAGAAGCTGTTGGTGAAGATCCTGATCGTGAAGGCTTAGAGGATACACCGAAACGAGTTGCAAAAATGTACGCAGAAGTGTTTTCAGGACTACATGCTGACCCAAGTGAGCATTTACAAACGGTGTTTGGAGAAGACCATGAAGAGCTTGTACTCGTAAAAGATATCCCGTTTTATTCAATGTGTGAACACCATTTGGTTCCATTCTATGGAAAAGCTCATGTTGGATATATTCCACGTGGAGGCAAAGTGACAGGCTTAAGTAAGCTAGCTCGAACGGTGGAAGTTGTGGCAAGACGTCCGCAATTACAAGAGAGAATTACTTCGACTGTGGCTAATACGATTGTAGAAACGCTAGACCCTCATGGCGTGATTGTCGTAATTGAAGCGGAGCACATGTGTATGACAATGCGTGGCGTTCAAAAGCCTGGGGCTAAAACGGTGACATCTGCTGTTCGTGGAACGTTCGCAGAAGATACTGCAGCTAGAGCTGAAGTATTATCTTTAATTAAACAATAG
- a CDS encoding DUF2768 domain-containing protein has translation MSTAMMNMWISFIGLFLMFVSAVTAIYSREKLKGVVRTIGMIVAFVCLVVSGIIVFFIVIGGPTAAIT, from the coding sequence TTGAGTACTGCTATGATGAATATGTGGATTTCTTTTATAGGATTATTTCTCATGTTTGTATCGGCTGTAACTGCGATTTATAGTCGTGAAAAGTTAAAGGGTGTTGTACGAACAATAGGGATGATAGTTGCTTTTGTATGCCTTGTTGTTTCAGGTATTATTGTATTTTTTATAGTTATCGGGGGACCGACAGCAGCCATTACTTAA
- the spoIVA gene encoding stage IV sporulation protein A, translated as MEKVDIFKDIAERTGGDIYLGVVGAVRTGKSTFIKKFMELVVIPNIENEGDKARAQDELPQSAAGRTIMTTEPKFVPNSAVSIHVDEGLDVNVRLVDCVGYTVPGAKGYEDENGPRMINTPWYEEPIPFQEAAEIGTRKVIQEHSTLGVVVTTDGSIGDISRYDYVEAEQRVIDELKEVGKPFIMVVNSAHPHHPETEALRQELSETHDIPVLAMSIESMTESDINNVLREVLFEFPVHEVNVNLPSWVMVLKDDHWLRQSYEEAVRGTVKDIKRLRDVDRVVGFFGEYDFIEHASLAGIEMGQGVAEIDLYAPDNLYDQILKEVVGVEIRGKDHLLQLMQDFAHAKSEYDQVADALTMVKQTGYGIAAPAISDMSLDEPEIIRQGSRFGVRLKAVAPSIHMVKVDVESEFAPIIGTEKQSEELVRYLMQDFEENPLSIWESDIFGRSLNSIVREGIQAKLSLMPENARYKLKETLERIINEGSGGLIAIIL; from the coding sequence GTGGAAAAGGTTGATATTTTTAAGGATATCGCTGAACGAACTGGAGGCGATATTTATCTCGGAGTAGTGGGAGCAGTTCGAACCGGGAAATCAACATTTATTAAAAAATTTATGGAGCTTGTCGTCATTCCAAACATTGAGAATGAAGGGGATAAAGCTCGTGCTCAAGATGAGCTACCTCAAAGTGCAGCAGGAAGAACGATTATGACGACAGAACCTAAATTTGTTCCGAATTCCGCTGTATCGATTCATGTTGATGAAGGATTAGATGTAAATGTACGCCTTGTTGACTGTGTCGGCTATACGGTACCAGGAGCAAAAGGGTATGAGGATGAAAATGGTCCTCGTATGATTAACACACCTTGGTATGAGGAGCCAATCCCATTCCAGGAAGCAGCAGAAATCGGAACGAGAAAAGTCATTCAAGAGCACTCTACTTTAGGAGTAGTTGTGACAACGGATGGTTCCATCGGAGACATTTCACGCTATGACTATGTTGAAGCAGAACAAAGAGTCATTGATGAGTTAAAAGAAGTTGGGAAGCCATTTATTATGGTCGTCAACAGTGCTCATCCGCATCATCCTGAAACAGAAGCTTTACGCCAAGAATTAAGTGAAACACATGACATTCCAGTATTGGCAATGAGCATTGAAAGTATGACAGAATCAGACATTAACAATGTACTTCGAGAAGTATTATTTGAATTCCCTGTCCACGAAGTAAATGTAAACTTACCAAGCTGGGTCATGGTCTTAAAGGATGACCACTGGTTACGCCAAAGCTATGAAGAAGCTGTTCGCGGTACGGTGAAAGATATTAAGAGGTTACGAGATGTTGACCGTGTCGTTGGCTTTTTCGGGGAATACGATTTTATAGAGCACGCGAGTCTAGCAGGGATTGAAATGGGTCAAGGTGTCGCAGAAATTGACCTATATGCCCCTGATAACTTATATGACCAAATTCTAAAAGAGGTAGTCGGTGTTGAAATCCGTGGCAAAGACCACTTGCTTCAATTAATGCAAGACTTTGCTCATGCAAAATCAGAGTATGACCAAGTGGCTGATGCATTAACGATGGTAAAACAAACGGGCTACGGAATTGCGGCACCAGCCATATCTGATATGAGTTTGGATGAGCCAGAAATCATACGCCAAGGTTCTCGATTTGGAGTTCGCTTAAAAGCGGTAGCCCCATCGATTCATATGGTAAAAGTAGATGTTGAATCAGAGTTTGCTCCAATTATCGGTACCGAAAAACAAAGTGAAGAGCTTGTACGATACTTAATGCAAGACTTTGAGGAAAACCCATTATCAATTTGGGAATCTGATATCTTCGGTCGCTCGCTTAATTCAATTGTTCGTGAAGGAATTCAAGCGAAACTATCACTTATGCCAGAAAATGCACGCTACAAGTTAAAAGAAACGCTAGAACGGATTATCAACGAAGGTTCGGGCGGCTTGATTGCGATAATTTTATAA
- the mtrB gene encoding trp RNA-binding attenuation protein MtrB — protein MKAEQEFFVIKAKEDGVNVIGLTRGSDTRFHHSEKLDKGEVMIAQFTEHTSAVKIRGKAIIQTSHGEIHTDE, from the coding sequence ATGAAGGCAGAACAAGAATTTTTTGTAATCAAGGCTAAAGAAGATGGTGTCAATGTGATCGGATTAACAAGAGGGTCCGATACCCGTTTTCATCATTCAGAAAAGCTTGATAAAGGTGAAGTTATGATTGCTCAGTTTACTGAGCATACTTCCGCTGTTAAAATTAGGGGAAAAGCAATCATTCAAACCAGTCATGGGGAAATTCATACAGATGAGTAA
- the der gene encoding ribosome biogenesis GTPase Der, with protein MPKPVVAIVGRPNVGKSTIFNRVVGERVAIVEDMPGVTRDRLYSSGEWLNKEFNIIDTGGIELGEEPLLIQMREQAELAIKEADVIVFMVNGREGVTAADEEVAKILFKSKKPIVLGVNKIDNPEMHDQLYEFYSLGIGEPFPISGTHGLGLGDLLDEVIKHFPEGEEEEYDDETIKISLIGRPNVGKSSLVNAMLGEERVIVSDIAGTTRDAIDTPFTRDEQEYVLIDTAGMRKRGKVYESTEKYSVLRALRAIERSDVVLVVLNAEEGIIEQDKKIAGYAHEAGRAVIIVVNKWDAIEKDDKTMKEFEEKIRAHFLFLSYAPILFTSAKTKQRLQHVLPTVQKVSENHNLRVSTSVLNDLVMDAVAMNPTPTDNGRRLKINYVTQVAVQPPTFVFFVNEPELMHFSYERFLENRLRATFEFEGTPIKIFARKKRD; from the coding sequence ATGCCAAAACCAGTCGTAGCAATTGTTGGAAGACCGAATGTTGGTAAATCAACAATTTTTAATCGAGTTGTAGGAGAAAGAGTCGCGATCGTTGAAGATATGCCAGGAGTTACTCGTGACCGCTTATATAGTTCAGGGGAATGGTTAAACAAAGAGTTTAACATCATTGATACAGGGGGAATTGAGTTAGGCGAAGAACCATTGCTTATACAAATGAGAGAACAGGCTGAGCTTGCGATTAAAGAAGCTGATGTCATTGTATTTATGGTAAATGGTCGTGAAGGGGTCACGGCTGCTGACGAAGAAGTAGCAAAAATTTTATTTAAGTCTAAAAAGCCAATTGTTCTTGGTGTGAATAAAATTGATAACCCTGAAATGCATGACCAACTGTATGAGTTCTATTCACTTGGAATAGGCGAACCTTTTCCAATTTCAGGAACTCACGGTTTAGGACTTGGTGATTTATTGGATGAAGTCATAAAACACTTCCCAGAAGGCGAAGAGGAAGAATACGATGACGAAACCATTAAAATTTCATTAATTGGGAGACCGAACGTAGGAAAATCTTCGTTAGTTAATGCGATGTTAGGTGAAGAAAGAGTTATTGTGAGTGACATTGCTGGGACAACCCGTGATGCGATTGATACCCCATTTACAAGGGATGAGCAGGAATACGTATTAATAGATACTGCAGGAATGCGCAAACGAGGCAAAGTATATGAATCAACAGAGAAATATAGCGTTCTTCGTGCGTTGCGTGCCATTGAACGTTCTGATGTGGTCTTAGTCGTATTAAATGCAGAAGAAGGCATTATTGAACAGGATAAAAAAATTGCTGGCTATGCTCATGAAGCTGGACGAGCGGTTATCATCGTCGTAAACAAATGGGATGCGATCGAGAAAGATGATAAAACAATGAAGGAATTTGAAGAGAAAATTCGTGCGCATTTTCTGTTTCTTTCATACGCTCCAATTTTATTTACGTCAGCCAAAACAAAACAAAGATTACAACATGTTTTACCAACTGTTCAAAAGGTATCAGAAAACCACAACTTACGGGTCTCAACGAGTGTCTTAAATGACTTAGTGATGGATGCTGTAGCTATGAACCCAACTCCAACAGATAACGGAAGAAGGCTAAAAATTAACTATGTAACCCAGGTTGCGGTTCAACCTCCTACTTTTGTATTTTTTGTTAATGAACCAGAGCTGATGCATTTCTCATATGAACGTTTCTTAGAGAACCGCTTGCGAGCTACGTTTGAGTTTGAGGGAACGCCAATTAAGATATTTGCAAGAAAAAAGCGTGATTAA
- a CDS encoding demethylmenaquinone methyltransferase produces MGQSKEEKVHQVFEKVYEKYDTMNSVISFQRHKAWRKDTMKRMDVKKGSYALDVCCGTADWTIALAEAVGPTGKVIGLDFSKNMLSIGEEKIQGLTIENATLIHGNAMELPFEDNTFDYVTIGFGLRNTPDYQQVINEMYRVVKPGGKVVCLETSHPTIPVFKQCYYLYFRYVMPLFGKIFAKSYQEYSWLQESTMNFPGREELANLFSNAGFYNIEVRPYFGGVAAMHIGFKR; encoded by the coding sequence ATGGGACAATCAAAAGAAGAAAAAGTTCATCAAGTATTTGAAAAAGTTTATGAGAAATACGATACGATGAATTCTGTCATTAGTTTTCAAAGACATAAAGCTTGGCGAAAAGATACAATGAAACGAATGGATGTCAAAAAAGGCTCCTATGCCCTAGATGTTTGCTGTGGAACAGCGGACTGGACGATTGCGTTAGCTGAGGCAGTTGGACCAACTGGAAAAGTCATTGGCCTTGATTTCAGTAAAAATATGCTATCCATTGGAGAAGAAAAAATCCAAGGTCTTACGATTGAAAACGCTACGTTAATTCATGGGAATGCCATGGAATTACCATTTGAAGACAATACGTTTGATTATGTAACGATTGGGTTTGGACTTCGAAATACGCCAGATTATCAACAAGTGATTAATGAAATGTATCGTGTAGTAAAACCTGGAGGGAAAGTAGTGTGTCTTGAAACATCACACCCTACCATTCCAGTCTTTAAGCAATGTTACTATTTATACTTCAGGTATGTGATGCCATTGTTTGGGAAAATCTTCGCAAAAAGCTATCAAGAATATTCATGGTTACAAGAGTCTACGATGAACTTTCCTGGTCGAGAAGAACTTGCCAATCTCTTCTCAAATGCAGGATTCTATAACATAGAAGTAAGACCTTACTTTGGTGGCGTTGCAGCAATGCATATTGGCTTTAAACGCTAG